The Candida dubliniensis CD36 chromosome 2, complete sequence genome contains a region encoding:
- a CDS encoding DNA polymerase delta binding protein (Similar to S. cerevisiae POB3;~In S. cerevisiae: subunit of the heterodimeric FACT complex (Spt16p-Pob3p), which facilitates RNA Polymerase II transcription elongation through nucleosomes by destabilizing and then reassembling nucleosome structure.), whose product MVNTDFEKIYLNQSKSGGRMRIAESGLGWKASTSSGSVSQPFLLPREGILIASWSRGSKGYELRVQTKNKGVVSLDGFDQDDFTQLKQELTRNFHINLEHKEHSLRGWNWGKTDLARNELIFNVNNKPAFEVPYADISNSNLTGKNEVAIEFNLDNNKNGDEIVEMRFYVPGTIENETTIVKSENNGDVVEEAVINETSAAQQFYEQLKDKADIGQVAGEAIVSFSDVLFLTPRGRYDIDMYPSSLRLRGKTYDYKIQYEQIERIFSLPKPDETHHLIVLQIDPPLRQGQTRYPFLVLQFVKDEETELELNVSDEDFEKKYKDRLKKTYDAPTNVVMAHCLRGLTERKLITPGAFQSRYLQAGVSCSVKASEGYLFPLDRCFLFVTKPTLYIPYSEISNVVMSRTGGGVSASRTFDLEVNVIGSNQSHVFSNIDREEQEFLESFCKEKGVKVKNEEKIAKARLAKALEQEANDDDDDDADMGSAGDDDEDEDDDFQSGSDSDVAEEFDSDAAPSSDDDEEMADNNETDDRPPKKKAKN is encoded by the coding sequence ATGGTTAACacagattttgaaaaaatatatttaaatcaatcCAAATCAGGAGGACGTATGCGTATAGCCGAGTCTGGTCTTGGATGGAAAGCAAGCACATCAAGTGGTTCAGTATCACAACCATTTCTTTTGCCACGGGAAGGGATTTTGATTGCTAGCTGGTCAAGAGGGTCAAAAGGATATGAATTAAGAGTTCAGACTAAAAATAAGGGGGTTGTGAGTTTGGATGGGTTTGATCAGGATGATTTCactcaattgaaacaagaattgaCTCGTAATTTCCACATTAATTTAGAACATAAAGAGCATTCATTAAGAGGATGGAATTGGGGAAAAACCGATTTAGCAAGAAATGAGTTGATTTTCAACGTTAACAATAAGCCAGCATTTGAGGTTCCTTATGCGGATATTAGCAATTCGAATTTAACTGGTAAGAACGAGGTTGCTATTGAGTTTAATttggataataataagaatggCGATGAAATTGTAGAAATGAGATTTTACGTACCGGGTACAATTGAGAATGAGACAACCATAGTGAAAAGTGAGAATAACGGTGACGTTGTTGAGGAAGCGGTCATCAATGAAACTAGTGCTGCACAGCAATTCTACGAGCAATTGAAGGATAAGGCCGACATTGGACAAGTTGCAGGGGAAGCCATTGTTTCATTTAGTGATGTGTTATTCTTGACACCAAGAGGTCGTTACGATATTGATATGTATCCATCGTCGTTAAGATTGAGAGGTAAAACTTATGATTACAAAATACAGTACgaacaaattgaaagaatctTCAGTTTACCTAAACCGGACGAGACACATCACTTGATAGTGTTACAGATTGACCCACCTTTAAGACAAGGCCAAACTAGATATCCATTTTTGGTATTGCAATTTGTTAAAGATGAAGAGACAGAATTGGAATTAAATGTCAGTgatgaagattttgaaaagaaatacaaGGATAGATTGAAGAAAACATATGATGCACCTACAAATGTTGTTATGGCACATTGTCTTCGAGGATTGACTGAACGTAAGTTGATCACCCCCGGTGCCTTCCAGTCGAGATATTTACAAGCAGGTGTTTCTTGTTCCGTTAAAGCATCTGAAGGTTACTTGTTCCCATTGGACAGATGCTTTTTATTTGTAACAAAGCCAACACTTTACATTCCATATAGTGAAATAAGCAATGTCGTGATGTCCAGAACAGGGGGTGGGGTTTCTGCTTCAAGAACATTTGATTTAGAGGTGAATGTAATTGGTTCTAATCAGCTGCATGTTTTCAGCAATATTGATCGTGAAGAACAAGAGTTCCTTGAATCATTCtgtaaagaaaaaggagtTAAAGTCAagaatgaagaaaaaattgccAAGGCAAGGTTGGCAAAGGCTCTTGAACAAGAAgccaatgatgatgatgatgatgatgctgATATGGGAAGTGctggtgatgatgacgaagatgaagatgatgatttcCAATCTGGATCTGATTCTGACGTTGCTGAAGAGTTTGACAGTGATGCAGCTCCTTCaagtgatgatgatgaagaaatggCCGATAACAATGAAACTGATGACAGACCACCCAAGAAAAAGGCAAAGAATTAg
- a CDS encoding aspartate-semialdehyde dehydrogenase, putative (Similar to S. cerevisiae HOM2;~In S. cerevisiae: aspartic beta semi-aldehyde dehydrogenase, catalyzes the second step in the common pathway for methionine and threonine biosynthesis; expression regulated by Gcn4p and the general control of amino acid synthesis;fungal-specific (no human or murine homolog); ketoconazole-repressed.), which translates to MSVKKAGVLGATGSVGQRFILLLSKHPEFEIHALGASSRSAGKKYKDAASWKQTETLPETEQDIIVQECKPEGNFLECDVVFSGLDADVAGDIEKSFVEAGLAVVSNAKNYRREKDVPLVVPIVNPEHIDVVENKVKQAVSKGDKKPGFTICISNCSTAGLVAPLKPLVEKFGPIDALTTTTLQAISGAGFSPGVSGMDILDNIVPYISGEEDKLEWETKKILGGVNAEGTEFVPIPESEMKVSAQCNRVPVIDGHTECISLRFANRPAPSVEEVKKCLREYECAASKLGCHSAPKQTIHVLEQSDRPQPRLDRDRDSGYGVSVGRIREDSLLDFKMVVLSHNTIIGAAGAGILIAEILKAKNII; encoded by the coding sequence ATGTCAGTAAAGAAAGCCGGAGTTTTAGGTGCTACAGGTTCTGTGGGCCAaagatttatattattattatccaaACACCcagaatttgaaatccaCGCTTTAGGTGCATCTTCAAGATCTGCTGGTAAGAAGTATAAAGATGCAGCCAGTTGGAAGCAAACTGAAACATTACCAGAGACCGAGCAAGACATCATTGTTCAAGAATGTAAACCAGAAGGTAACTTTTTAGAATGTGATGTCGTTTTCTCGGGATTAGATGCCGATGTTGCAGGTGATATTGAGAAATCATTTGTTGAAGCTGGTTTGGCTGTTGTTTCAAATGCAAAAAACTAtagaagagaaaaagacGTTCCTTTAGTTGTACCTATTGTCAACCCAGAACatattgatgttgttgaaaataaagTGAAACAAGCTGTTTCTAAAGGTGATAAAAAGCCAGGTTTTACCATTTGTATCTCCAACTGCTCCACTGCAGGTTTGGTTGCACCTTTGAAACCCTTGGTCGAAAAATTTGGTCCTATTGATGCATTAACTACAACCACATTACAGGCTATTTCTGGTGCAGGGTTTTCACCCGGTGTTTCTGGAATGGATATTTTAGATAACATTGTTCCATACATTAGTGGtgaagaagataaattGGAATGGGAAACTAAAAAGATATTAGGTGGTGTCAATGCTGAAGGGACTGAGTTTGTGCCAATTCCAGAGAGTGAGATGAAAGTTAGTGCCCAATGTAACCGTGTACCAGTCATCGATGGACATACTGAATGTATTTCATTAAGATTTGCTAACAGACCAGCTCCATCTGTTGAAGAAGTGAAAAAGTGTTTGAGAGAATATGAATGTGCTGCTAGTAAATTAGGATGCCATTCCGCACCAAAGCAAACCATCCACGTGTTGGAACAATCAGATAGACCACAACCTAGATTAGACAGAGACAGAGATAGTGGATATGGTGTTTCCGTTGGTAGAATTAGAGAAGACTCGTTGTTAGACTTTAAAATGGTTGTTTTGTCCCATAACACTATTATTGGTGctgctggtgctggtaTTTTGATTGCtgaaattttgaaagcAAAGAACATTATTTAG
- a CDS encoding leucine permease transcriptional regulator, putative (Similar to S. cerevisiae SAC3;~In S. cerevisiae: nuclear pore-associated protein, forms a complex with Thp1p that is involved in transcription and in mRNA export from the nucleus.), translating to MSLFGSSTIANGTPSGNIFANQSNFGNFLGGSQPNGNKQSNFKTALVFNNDKNTINTGSSEKNAHTPETWKQSSITPQKEQSTISAPKQISKLQVFKESDIVAAGTLFEHPERLGFNHRRPTEVRAIPKCFLTQPKLLCTPPFVPNAWDQENQNKLNLMEAENGGRDYQGLYEEMQKLREIERTKMEELGLVDAENVAKDLTEAISFSGSCLDMCPVFERVRRQLENNVKALEKDPISNKISRERAVKAFSRPAAGQPPPLPSDVRPPHVLSQTLNYLVDNILQQLPEAHSFIWDRTRSIRQDFTYQNNFGPDAVDCNERIVRIHLLSLHIMAGSDVEYSQQQELEQFNKALQTLMEIYQDVRNNGGKSPNEAEFRAYHLLSHIRDPDLERQIQKLPDEIYNDKLVQLALRFRKITTQNNVVERGVPNLVGALNLYTEFFRLVYSDETPFLMACLLETHFNEIRFYALKAISRSFHTKTKPYTIQRLQQVLGFDSIEKLQKFLNYYDIDIINVNGEVLVDLFNKEKLETTYKLNSFHEKAKYSPPYSTQLDNKYKGLDWKFFVNSGRPNTGIELNSQPPTVEVVSNPQSSDFANVTSFKKPETINTFGSTGLQSQSQPQPQSFKVPNNGPERSIFNFKSDTTSTPESIKPSNVNSVLSDTEQVKPVFSFPSNVTTTNSILKSNVPQQPLQSFGKAAPNIAIPKESNLNKVPLKASPSLSFGITQPQNEKKKVKPSEQESAKVSTPALVKNSLPAVPEKVKLTQSKMFPLALQQVFHQMLQDTVKSELQVVLSKLLTRYHSALERRKVIHSLGFELYDAFLREVMYECVLEARAAQFYDFHLKKRKIKAIIRNSKKAVNKLREKKMKMYELKSVNFEKLKKNKRRLSISSFESNSSFSKRKRHDSFDVSIISEKQLEVHELWAPFNLSIFLRNCSENLKMKIYQNNLDLKFLLIVENWNSPYSKWLNSKLGLKANVKLSVLENSISNDKINLLITSMPNKEHLNEEFFANASFVLFECGLTLSNAISIHEKLQADGKILKKIISLIDKYSCYKVSIIINFWDVSGSNITTSEVASLLDLTQYTTVSNLKSLVLCDMTTKNGNINTILSQAFNKVSLEFNGELSSTGSKYEYNETKSKSKSKSQSQMLQKLSHKIANHKIRDMANLSYNSSIIEESTPQTSPKRKKVDDNRANTSLSQLQDLTAEIRRKYKK from the coding sequence ATGTCATTATTCGGAAGTTCGACAATTGCAAATGGTACTCCACTGGGTAATATATTTGCCAATCAATCTAATTTTGGAAACTTTTTAGGGGGAAGTCAACCAAATGGTAACAAACAAAGCAATTTCAAAACAGCTTTAGtttttaataatgacaAGAACACTATCAATACAGGATCATCCGAAAAGAATGCACACACACCAGAAACATGGAAACAATCTAGCATCACCCCACAGAAGGAgcaatcaacaatttcagCTCCTAagcaaatttcaaaattacaAGTATTTAAAGAAAGTGATATTGTAGCAGCTGGAACTTTATTCGAACACCCTGAACGACTAGGTTTTAATCACAGAAGACCAACAGAAGTACGAGCAATACCAAAATGTTTTCTAACGCAACCAAAACTCTTGTGTACTCCCCCATTTGTTCCAAATGCATGGGATCAAGAAAATCagaataaattgaatttaatggAAGCAGAGAATGGAGGAAGAGACTATCAAGGATTGTATGAAGAGATGCAAAAGCTTCGAGAAATAGAAAGAACCAAGATGGAGGAGTTGGGGTTGGTGGATGCGGAAAACGTAGCTAAAGACTTAACTGAAGCAATATCGTTTTCCGGTTCCTGTCTTGATATGTGTCCCGTATTTGAAAGAGTGAGAAGGcaattggaaaataatGTGAAGGCATTGGAGAAAGATCCGAtatcaaacaaaatttcGCGAGAGCGTGCAGTTAAAGCATTTTCAAGACCAGCAGCTGGCCAGCCGCCTCCATTGCCATCGGATGTTAGACCACCACATGTTTTGAGTCAAACACTAAACTACTTGGTTGACAATATTTTACAACAACTTCCAGAAGCTCATTCATTTATCTGGGATAGAACACGGTCGATAAGACAGGATTTCACGTATCAGAATAATTTTGGTCCCGACGCTGTTGACTGTAATGAAAGAATCGTTAGAATACATTTATTGTCGTTGCATATAATGGCAGGCAGTGATGTAGAGTATtcccaacaacaagaattagaaCAGTTCAATAAGGCATTGCAAACATTAATGGAAATCTATCAAGATGTTAGAAATAATGGAGGCAAGTCTCCGAATGAAGCTGAATTTAGAGCGTACCACTTATTAAGTCATATAAGGGATCCTGACTTGGAAAGGCAAATTCAAAAGTTGCCTGATGAAATTTATAATGACAAATTAGTACAGCTAGCATTAAGATTCAGAAAGATCACGACACAAAACAATGTTGTTGAAAGGGGTGTACCGAATCTAGTCGGGGCATTGAATTTGTACACAGAATTTTTCCGACTTGTTTATAGTGATGAAACTCCTTTCTTGATGGCATGTTTATTAGAAACACATTTTAACGAAATAAGGTTTTATGCGCTTAAGGCTATATCCCGAAGTTTCCACACAAAAACCAAACCTTATACAATTCAACGATTACAGCAAGTTTTGGGATTTGATTCTATAGAAAAACTACAAAAGTTTCTCAATTACTACGATATAGATATTATCAATGTCAATGGTGAAGTTTTGGTCGACTTATTCAATAAGGAGAAATTGGAGACTACCTATAAATTAAACTCATTCCATGAGAAAGCAAAGTATTCACCACCATATTCAACACAATTAGATAATAAGTACAAAGGACTAGATTGGAAgttttttgtaaatagtGGTCGTCCAAATACAGGAATAGAACTTAATTCCCAACCACCAACTGTGGAAGTGGTTTCCAATCCTCAGTCATCAGACTTTGCTAATGTTACTAGTTTCAAGAAACCTGAAACCATCAATACATTTGGTTCTACTGGTTTGCAATCACAATCACAACCTCAACCTCAGTCTTTCAAAGTGCCAAATAACGGCCCTGAAAGGAGTATTTTCAACTTCAAGCTGGATACAACTTCTACACCTGAATCCATAAAACCTAGCAACGTGAACTCCGTTCTATCAGACACTGAGCAAGTAAAACCAGTGTTTCTGTTTCCATCAAATGTAACCACCACTAACAGTATTCTAAAGCTGAATGTTCCACAACAACCATTGCAATCTTTCGGTAAAGCGGCTCCTAATATTGCGATACCGAAGGAgtcaaatttgaataaagtTCCATTAAAGGCTTCACCAAGTTTATCATTTGGCATTACCCAGCCCCAGaatgagaaaaaaaaagtgaaaccATCAGAGCAAGAAAGTGCCAAAGTATCGACACCAGCTCTTGTTAAGAACTCACTTCCAGCTGTCCCGGAAAAAGTAAAATTGACTCAATCAAAGATGTTCCCATTGGCTCTCCAACAAGTATTCCACCAGATGTTACAAGACACAGTTAAATCAGAACTACAGGTTGTTCTTTCCAAGTTGTTAACCAGATATCATAGTGCAttagaaagaagaaaagttattcattcattagGGTTTGAGTTATACGATGCCTTTTTGAGAGAAGTGATGTACGAGTGTGTTTTGGAGGCTCGGGCAGCTCAATTTTATGACTttcatttgaagaaaagaaagattaaGGCTATCATCAGGAATTCAAAAAAAGCTGTTAATAAGTTGcgtgaaaagaaaatgaaaatgtatgaattgaaatcagTGAATTttgagaaattgaagaaaaacaaaagaagacTTTCAATAAGCAGTTTTGAAAGTAACTCTAGCTTTAGTAAGAGGAAAAGACATGATAGTTTTGATGTATCTATTATCAGTGAAAAGCAACTTGAGGTTCATGAACTATGGGCTCCTTTCAATTTGTCAATATTTTTAAGAAATTGCTCAGAGaacttgaaaatgaaaatatatcaaaataatttggatttgaagTTTTTGTTAATTGTGGAAAATTGGAATTCTCCATATTCAAAATGGTTAAATTCGAAGTTGGGGTTAAAAGCCAATGTGAAATTGTCTGTGCTTGAGAATTCTATTCTGAATgacaaaataaatttgcTTATTACTAGTATGCCCAATAAAGAACATTTGAATGAAGAGTTTTTTGCAAATGCatcttttgttttattcGAATGTGGGTTGACCCTCTCAAAtgcaatttcaattcacGAAAAATTACAAGCTGATGGGAaaatcttgaaaaaaatcatatctttgattgataaatataGTTGCTATAAAGTTCtgatcattattaatttttggGATGTTAGTGGGTCAAACATAACAACCTCGGAAGTTGCTAGTTTGTTGGATTTGACACAGTATACAACTGTGTCTAATTTGAAGAGTTTGGTGTTATGTGATATGACAACTAAAAACGGGAACATCAATACTATTTTATCACAAGCATTCAACAAGGTTAGTTTAGAGTTTAATGGAGAATTAAGTTCAACAGGCTCAAAATATGAGTATAATGAAACCAAACTGAAACTGAAACTGAAATCTCAACTGCAAATGCTACAGAAGTTAAGCCATAAGATTGCAAACCACAAGATTCGAGATATGGCAAACTTAAGCTATAACTCATCAATTATAGAGGAAAGCACTCCGCAAACATCTCCTAAACGCAAAAAGGTTGACGATAATCGAGCTAATACTAGTTTGAGTCAATTGCAAGACTTGACTGCAGAAATCAGGAGAAAGTATAAAAAGTAG
- a CDS encoding epsin, putative (spliced gene;~Similar to S. cerevisiae ENT3;~In S. cerevisiae: protein containing an N-terminal epsin-like domain involved in clathrin recruitment and traffic between the Golgi and endosomes; associates with the clathrin adaptor Gga2p.) has product MDLLKDAAKNLNLYEVKAYVRKAQNVAMNLTEMESKVREATNNEPWGAPSTLMAQIASGTYNYREREEIVAFIFRRFTEKAANEWRQIYKSLQLLDYLVKNGSERIIDDVRANISLIQMLKSFHYIDSKGRDQGINVRNKSKNLIAFLNDDNLIRSERKKARANAKKFGGVSSAAYGGASSMGTGFGSGGSTFTGDDEDFANRVYGDGGVYGERFDDPASAYNNGATGNDNFEEYDVQASSSQATSKPTTSSSRVNAQASKKEPQNDLLGDLLSFDGDGQQKNTNTATPSRVTGGGVAANDDDDDDFDDFQAAPSQPQKPANLSNSLNNLYNTSSQQQQQAASRQNYNVSYQSSQSTGPAKTTSNNDAFSSLFSSAKTKSKTSAGNTSTSSTATPTASTNASNHTTGANDDFFGGFSSSSSNTKPATNGNGTNNTNSGDIDLLSF; this is encoded by the exons ATGGATCTTTTAAAGGATGCAGCTAAGAATTTGAATCTTTACGAAGTTAAGGCTTATGTTCGTAAGGCCCAAAAT GTTGCCATGAACTTGACTGAAATGGAATCAAAGGTACGTGAAGCAACCAATAATGAGCCATGGGGTGCTCCGAGTACATTGATGGCGCAGATTGCCAGTGGGACCTATAATTATCGAGAACGTGAAGAGATAGTTGCCTTTATTTTTCGTAGATTTACTGAAAAAGCTGCCAATGAATGGAGACAGATTTACAAATCATTACAGTTGTTGGATTACTTAGTCAAGAATGGATCAGAGagaattattgatgatgtcAGAGCTAATATTTCCTTGATTCAAATGTTAAAATCTTTCCattatattgattcaaaGGGAAGAGATCAAGGGATAAATGTCAGAAACAAATcgaaaaatttgattgcATTTTTAAATGACGATAATTTGATTAGATCAGAACGTAAAAAGGCAAGAGCCAACGCAAAGAAATTTGGTGGTGTTTCGTCTGCTGCATATGGTGGTGCATCCTCTATGGGAACTGGATTTGGAAGCGGTGGATCGACTTTCACTGGTGACGATGAAGATTTTGCCAATAGAGTATACGGGGATGGGGGTGTTTATGGTGAAAGATTTGATGATCCTGCATCTGCTTATAATAATGGTGCCACTGGCAATGACaattttgaagaatatGATGTGCaagcttcttcttctcaaGCAACATCAAAACCTACTACCAGCTCTTCCAGGGTTAATGCACAGGCATCTAAGAAAGAGCCACAgaatgatttattaggaGATTTGCTTTCGTTTGATGGCGACGGGCAACAGAAGAACACAAACACTGCAACTCCTTCAAGGGTGACAGGAGGAGGAGTAGCAgcaaatgatgatgatgatgacgactTTGATGACTTTCAAGCAGCCCCATCTCAACCTCAAAAACCAGCCAATTTATCTAATAGCTTAAATAACTTGTACAACACTTcatcacaacaacaacagcaagCAGCTTCTCGTCAAAACTATAATGTAAGCTATCAATCATCTCAATCAACTGGCCCAGCAAAGACAACTAGTAATAACGATGctttttcatcattgtTTTCTTCGGCCAAGACAAAATCCAAGACATCTGCCGGGAACACAAGCACATCTTCCACTGCCACTCCAACTGCATCTACTAATGCTTCAAATCATACAACTGGTGCGAATGATGATTTCTTTGGTGGATTtagcagtagtagtagtaatacCAAACCTGCCACTAATGGTAATGGGACAAACAATACTAACAGTGGTGacattgatttattaagtTTTTAA
- a CDS encoding PPI-III, putative (Similar to S. cerevisiae CPR3;~In S. cerevisiae: mitochondrial peptidyl-prolyl cis-trans isomerase (cyclophilin), catalyzes the cis-trans isomerization of peptide bonds N-terminal to proline residues; involved in protein refolding after import into mitochondria.) yields the protein MFKTALTKPLSLNSARFFSTTPRAFGTKVFFNTSINGEKQPPITFELYDDVTPITAENFRVLCTGEKGVGYKGSIFHRIIPQFMLQGGDFETGKGYGGYSPTHNNDKFNDENFIKKHDRPGLLSMANAGPNTNGSQFFITTVPCHWLDGKHVVFGEVVDGFDVVKKIEGCGTSSGTPRASVVIEESGEAEK from the coding sequence ATGTTTAAGACGGCTTTAACAAAACCATTGAGCTTGAACTCTGCTAGATTTTTTTCGACCACTCCAAGAGCTTTCGGGACTAAAGTTTTTTTCAACACTTCCATCAATGGTGAGAAGCAACCACCAATCACCTTTGAGTTATATGATGATGTTACTCCAATCACCGCTGAAAACTTTCGTGTTTTGTGCACCGGTGAAAAAGGTGTAGGATACAAGGGATCTATTTTCCACCGTATTATTCCACAATTTATGCTTCAAGGTGGTGATTTTGAAACTGGTAAAGGGTATGGTGGTTATTCGCCAACTCACAATAATGATAAGTTCAACGAtgaaaatttcatcaaGAAGCACGACAGACCAGGTTTGTTATCTATGGCCAATGCTGGTCCCAACACCAACGGATCTCAATTCTTTATTACTACTGTTCCATGTCATTGGTTGGATGGTAAACACGTTGTCTTTGGTGAAGTTGTCGATGGGTTTGATGTTGTTAAGAAGATTGAAGGCTGTGGTACTTCTAGTGGTACTCCTCGTGCCAGTGTCGTTATTGAAGAGAGTGGTGAAGCAGAGAAATAA